GTTCCGGCAAGTCGCAGACCCTGATGTCGATCCTGCTGGCGTTGCTGACCACGCACTCAGCCGACCGGCTGATCGTCATCTACGCCGACTTCAAGGGTGAGGCGGGCGCCGACAGCTTCCGCAACTTCCCGCAGGTCGTCGCGGTCATCTCGAACATGGCCGAGAAGAAGTCGCTGGCCGACCGGTTCGCCGACACGCTGCGCGGCGAGGTGGCCCGGCGCGAGATGCTGTTGCGTGAGGCCGGTCGCCGCGTGCAGGGCAGTGCGTTCAACTCGGTGACCGAGTACGAGGCGGCGCAGGCGGCGGGCCACGATTTGCCGCCCATTCCAACGCTTTTCGTGGTCGCCGACGAGTTCACCCTGATGCTGGCCGATCACCCGGAGTACGCGGAGTTATTCGACTACGTGGCGCGTAAAGGGCGCTCGTTCCGTATCCACATCCTGTTCGCCTCGCAGACGCTGGACGTGGGCAAGATCAAGGACATCGACAAGAACACCTCCTACCGGATCGGTTTGAAGGTGGCCAGCCCCAGTGTGTCCCGCCAGATCATCGGGGTCGAGGATGCCTATCACATCGAATCCGGCAAGGAGCACAAGGGAATCGGGTTCCTGGTGCCCGCACCGGGTGCCACCCCGATCAAGTTCCGGTCCACCTACGTCGACGGTATCTACGAGCCCCCTCAGACTGCGAAAACACTTGTGGTGCAATCTATTCCGGAGCCAAAGCTGTTCACCGCAGCAGCGGTGGAGCCCGATCCGGGCATGGTGATCGCCGGTGGTGAGGAAGACGAGCCGATCGGCCCGCCGCGCAAGCTGATCGCGACCATCGGCGAGCAACTGGCCGGCTACGGACCGCGAGCGCCGCAACTGTGGCTGCCCCCGCTGGACGAACCGATCCCGCTGACCGCGGTGCTGGCCCGCTCCGGGATACAGCCGCGGCAGTGGCGCTGGCCGCTCGGCGAGGTCGACAAGCCGTTCGAGATGCGCCGCGACCCGCTGGTGTTCGACGCCACCTCGGCGGCCGGCAACATGGTCATCCACGGGGGTCCGAAGTCCGGAAAGTCCACTGCGCTGCAGACCTTCATCATGTCGGCGGCCAGCCTGCACTCCCCGCGCGAGGTCACCTTCTACTGCCTGGACTACGGCGGCGGACAGCTGCGTGCGCTGGAAGATCTGGCCCACGTCGGCACGGTGGCCTCGGCGCTGGAGCCCGAGCGCATCCGCCGTACCTTCGGTGAGCTGGAGCAGCTGCTGCTGTACCGCCAGCACCGCGAGGCGTTCCGCGACCGTCCCGGCAACGGCCAGGGTGTCGCGCCGCAGGACGACGGATTCGGCGAGGTGTTCCTGGTCATCGACAACCTGTACGCCTTCAGCCGCGACAACACCGACCAGTTCAACACTCGAAATCCGTTGCTGGCCAAAGTGACCGAACTGGTCAATGTCGGCCTGGCCTACGGCATCCACGTCGTCGTCACCACGCCGAGCTGGCTGGAGGTGCCGCTGGCCATGCGCGACGGGCTAGGGCTGCGTCTCGAGCTCAGGCTGCACGACGCGCGGGACAGCAACGTGCGGGTGGCCGGTGCGCTGCATCGCCCGGCCGAAGCCGTCCCGCACGATCAGCCGGGCCGCGGCCTGACCATGGCCGCCCAGCACTTCCTGTTCGCCGAGCCGCAACTGGAGCAGATCGCCGAGATCAACGCCCGCTACCCGGGCCAGGTCGCGCCGCCGGTCCGGTTGCTGCCCACCAACCTGACACCGGCCGCGGTCGGCGCGCTGTATCGGGGACCCGAGCAGATCGTGATCGGCCAGCGCGAACAGGACCTCGCGCCGGTGGTGCACGACTTCCGCGAGCACCCGTTGCTGATGGTGTTCGGCGACAGCAAGTCGGGTAAGACCACGCTGCTGCGCCACATCATCCGCACCATCCGCGAGAACTCCACCGCCGACCAGGTCGCCTTCACCGTGCTCGACCGGCGACTGCACCTGGTCGACGAACCCCTGTTCCCGGACAACGAGTACACGGCCAACATCGACCGGATCACCCCGGCGATGATCGGCCTGGCCAACCTGATCGAGTCACGCCGGCCGCCGGCCGGTCTGTCGCCCGCCGAACTGTCGCGGTGGACGTACCAGGGCGGCCCCGACAGCCACACCCACTACCTGATCATCGACGACGTCGACCAGGTCCCGGACTCGGCGGCGACCAGCGGTCCGTACGTCGGCCAGCGTCCCTGGACCCCGCTGATCGGGCTGCTCGGTCAGGCCGCCGAGCTGGGGCTGCGGGTGATCGTCACCGGTCGGGCGTCTGGGTCGGCGCACGCGTTGATGACCAACCCGCTGCTGCGCAGGTTCAACGACCTGCAGGCCACCACGTTGATGTTGGCCGGTAACCCGCAGGACAGCGGGAAGATCCGTGGTCAGCGGTTCAGCCGGCTGCCGGCCGGCCGGGCCGTGCTGCTGTCCGACAGCGACGACCCGACGTACCTGCAGTTGGTCAATCCGCTGGTCGGTGCGGCCTCGATTATTGGTGATACGCAACAGGAGGGAAGTCAGTCATGACGTTGCGAGTGGTTCCTGAAGGATTGGCCGCCGCCAGCGCCGCGGTGGAGGCGCTGACGGCCCGGTTGGCCGCCGCGCATGCCAGCGCGGCGCCGCTGATCACCGCGGTGGTACCGCCGGCGGCGGACCCGGTGTCGCTGCAGACCGCCGCCGGGTTCAGCGCGCAGGGCGAGGAGCACGCTGCGGTGGCGGCCCAGGGCGTCGAGGAACTGGGTCGGGCCGGCGTCGGCGTCGGAACGGCCGGAGCCGGCTACGCGGCCGGTGACGCCGCGGCCGCTGCGACCTACGGGATCGCGGGCGGCTGACATGACCTCCCCACTGGGGCCGATCTGGGTTGCTTCGCCGCCCGAGGTGCATTCGGCGTTGCTGAGCAGCGGGCCGGGTCCGGCGTCGCTCACCGCGGCCGCCGGTGCCTGGAGCGCGCTCAGCGCCGAATATGCTTCGGCTGCAGCAGAACTGGACGGCCTGGTGGGGGCGGTTGGCGCGGGCGCCTGGCACGGGCCGAGCGCCGAACGGTACGTGGCGGCGCATCAGCCGTACTCGGCGTGGCTGCGACAGTCCAGCGCCGACGCCGCCGGCGTGGCGGCCCAGCACGACGTCGCGGCGACCGCGTACACCGCGGCGCTCGGGGCAATGCCGACGCTGGCGGAGTTGGCCACCAACCACCTGGTGCACGGCATGCTGGTGGCGACGAATTTCTTCGGCATCAACACCATCCCGATCACCCTCAACGAGGCTGACTACCTGCGGATGTGGCTGCAAGCCGCGACCACCATGGCGCTGTACCAGGCGACTGCGGGCGCCGCGCT
The nucleotide sequence above comes from Mycobacterium kiyosense. Encoded proteins:
- the eccC3 gene encoding ESX-3 secretion system protein EccC3, which codes for MSRLIFEARRRLAPPSARKGTITIEAPPELPRVIPPSLFRRAMPYLIGILIVGMIVALFATGMRVISPQTLFFPFVLLLAATALYRGNDNKMRTEEVDAERADYLRYLSVVRDNIRAQAAEQRTAAEWSHPEPEALAAVPGSRRQWERDPHDPDFLVLRAGRHSAPLTTALRVNDTADEIDLEPVSHSALRSLLDTQRTVRDVPTGVDLTKLSRITVIPGAGAGQAEVRGAVRAWIAQAVTWHDPTVLGVALASRDLEGRDWSWLKWLPHVDIPGQVDGVGPARYLTTDPDDLIDLLGPAIEDRPAFTGRPVDALRHLLIVVDDPGYDLNLSTLAAGRAGVTVLHISATPPNREQYSDPEKPILQVAGGAIQRWQTRGLAAVHRRRRPVRCRRGRAPGAAAVPLGLQPHPHRAALGGHPGRQFHHPAGHFGRIPARCARAVVWAPRSRDEELRVPIGVTATGEPLMFDLKDEAEGGMGPHGLMIGMTGSGKSQTLMSILLALLTTHSADRLIVIYADFKGEAGADSFRNFPQVVAVISNMAEKKSLADRFADTLRGEVARREMLLREAGRRVQGSAFNSVTEYEAAQAAGHDLPPIPTLFVVADEFTLMLADHPEYAELFDYVARKGRSFRIHILFASQTLDVGKIKDIDKNTSYRIGLKVASPSVSRQIIGVEDAYHIESGKEHKGIGFLVPAPGATPIKFRSTYVDGIYEPPQTAKTLVVQSIPEPKLFTAAAVEPDPGMVIAGGEEDEPIGPPRKLIATIGEQLAGYGPRAPQLWLPPLDEPIPLTAVLARSGIQPRQWRWPLGEVDKPFEMRRDPLVFDATSAAGNMVIHGGPKSGKSTALQTFIMSAASLHSPREVTFYCLDYGGGQLRALEDLAHVGTVASALEPERIRRTFGELEQLLLYRQHREAFRDRPGNGQGVAPQDDGFGEVFLVIDNLYAFSRDNTDQFNTRNPLLAKVTELVNVGLAYGIHVVVTTPSWLEVPLAMRDGLGLRLELRLHDARDSNVRVAGALHRPAEAVPHDQPGRGLTMAAQHFLFAEPQLEQIAEINARYPGQVAPPVRLLPTNLTPAAVGALYRGPEQIVIGQREQDLAPVVHDFREHPLLMVFGDSKSGKTTLLRHIIRTIRENSTADQVAFTVLDRRLHLVDEPLFPDNEYTANIDRITPAMIGLANLIESRRPPAGLSPAELSRWTYQGGPDSHTHYLIIDDVDQVPDSAATSGPYVGQRPWTPLIGLLGQAAELGLRVIVTGRASGSAHALMTNPLLRRFNDLQATTLMLAGNPQDSGKIRGQRFSRLPAGRAVLLSDSDDPTYLQLVNPLVGAASIIGDTQQEGSQS